The genomic interval TTATCTCgtcatttatgttttttcttttcatattaTGTTTGAGCGTTAATAGTGCAAACATTCTGTTTACAAGttttatatactttatacAGGTGTAGGAAAAAGTTGTCTCCTCCTGCGGTTCTCAGATGGCTCCTTCACGACTAGCTTCATTACCACCATTGGGTATGTCTTGTTAAAAAACCTCAAAGCTGTTCCTAGGAATGAATGTTTTACAGCTGAATGATAGCATCACCTTATAGATTGTGCTCACTGATTCTCTGATATAGTATTGACTTCAAGATAAGGACTGTTGAGTTGGATGGCAAACGGATTAAATTACAGATCTGGGATACTGCTGGCCAAGAACGCTTTCGAACCATTACTACCGGTATGCTTATTTACCTAAGTTTTGCTTCTGGTTATTGCATCAATCAGGGTTCTGAACTTGGCAAATCATTCTTTCAGCCTACTACAGGGGAGCAATGGGCATTTTGCTTGTTTATGATGTCACCGATGAGTCTTCATTCAACAGTACAAACCAGTTTAATTCAAATGCTCCGTTTGATATAGCACTTCAGACCCAATTTCTAAACATTTCCATTGTTGCTGAATTGCAGACATAAGAAATTGGATCAGAAACATTGAACAACATGCCTCTGATAACGtgaacaaaattttggtgGGGAACAAAGCTGATATGGACGAAAGCAAAAGGGTATAAATCTATTGTTCTAAGTTGTTTCCACATGTTTTTTCTGTCATCtctttttcattcatgttctggattatttatttcatatgcAAAGCAGTAGACAGATTGTGTGTGAATTAAGATTTGCATTCTGCGGAGGTTACTGTGATCCATATCTTACATGGTCTTCTGTAGATGTCAAAGTGCAAACATAATAGGAAACATGCTCAATGTTATCTACTTACTATTACAATTCCAACCAACTGCTCAAATTGTATGTTTGGAATAATTCTTAGCTCTCTTGTTCTTGTCTGCTAATTTTGTCTGTGCAGGCTGTACCCACTTCAAAGGGACAGGCTCTTGCCGATGAATACGGGATCAAGTTCTTTGAAACGGTTAGTACGGATTCTCAACTTCTGTTATAGCTTTCCTTCATTATAACTTGACAGTGAAAAACAGTGTTTCTTTCTCCTAAGCATTGATGCCTGTACCTTTGTAGCTAACCCCATGCacaatttcattttattacGACTACTGCAGAGTGCAAAGACAAACCTGAATGTTGAGCAGGTTTTCTTTTCTATAGCAAGAGACATCAAACAAAGACTTTCAGAGACTGATACCAAGACTGAGGTATCAAGTTCAACCTACCTTTTTTCTTGTCGTTAGCGCCTTTAGCTTATCATGCTCTGTTGGTTGCAGGACCGAACCATCAAGATCAAATCAGAAGGGGAAGCCGAGGCAGCAGCCGCACAGAAATCAGCTTGCTGTGGATCTTAGAAAGCTTCTCCCTGCATGGATAAAATGGTGGTGACTTGGTGCTTgtaatttttatcatttcattCTTTGCCAGCTATTCTCTCTTTGTGCGTTATTTAACTTGTTGCAATTGTCTTGATTTGGACAAATGGGTGTTAAGTCTGAACAATTACTTTAAATATTGGTGGAAGTTGACTCTGCTCTTGATAATGATAAGCGCATATAGAATTGGGTTGGCTGTGCTCATGTTGAGGCTACAGCCAGTAGATAACATAGAAATATGACATCCTGCAATCCTTTTCCATAGTTAATTCCGTTTGTTCGTTGTTCAACTGCCTTTACTTGGGACACTGGATTACTGGTTACGTACCACGTAGAAGAAATCGAACACGATGGCCAATAATATATAACGAACACCGGATATTCTTACTGGCCAATGCCAGCTGCAAGCCAGTGCCATCCATagtaatatagtaatagaaCATGggtgactatttgtcttattcaaaaacttgtgtaattatcatttattttgttataattttatgattactaaatgtgttttatttataacttatactcatatatttgcacaaaatttttaatgagACAAATAGTAAAACTTGTGTGAAGAAAATCAACATCGACGTTCAAAACAGGAggggtataatttttttttaacaaagaaAGAATGTTCTTGCACAAGACACGCAGGAATAAAAGTTACATCTTCTATACAAGTCTAATCAAATCGTGTTTCGTTTTGTATATAGATCCTATTCACCTATTGTATGTAAAGAACAACttcaaaactacaaatttacaGTCCGAAaaccaacaaaagaaaaacgaaaagcGAGAAATGCAAGACCACATGGTTAGAAACTGCAGGACGCCATTAGAGGCAATCCACCAACCCATGTTGGTTGAGGCCCAGCCTAAGGTCGTCGTCAGCGGGGGCAGTGTTCAGGTCCAAGACGACCAggcccctcgcctcgccgccgggccTCCGCTCGGAcgccggctcgccggcgattgcgctcgccgccaccgcctccgcctcggcctcggcgcCCGCGACGCGGTGCCGCCGCATGTGGCCGCCCAGCGCCTGCCCGAGCGCGAACTCCACGCCGCACACCGCGCACCCGTGCGCGCGGGAGGCCTTCACGGCGGGCGCCGCGAGCGAGAGCGCGGCGACCCCTGCCTCccccgcgtccgccgccgccaccgccgcagcggaagcggcgccggcgccggcgccgccaccacccccGCGCGTCCGCTTGTGGCTCGCGCGGTGACCCCCGAGCGCCTGGAACGACGGGAACCGGCGCCGGCACGTCTTGCACTCGAAGACGCGCggagcctcgccgccgccaccgccgtggccggcgacgtggccggcgccggcgccaccgctccGCGCGAGCAGCAGCATGACCTCCTGAGCTATGCTGGCGCTGTCCACCATCTCAGCCTCTGCACCGAACGTCAGCCTCCTCATCGCTCGTGCCGCCGCCTCGAGACGAAATGCTACGTTGCGATCGAGGGGCCGGGAGGTAGGTTCTTGGGAGCTATTTATAGGATTCCTCCATGGCCAATGAGACATCGGCAACGAGCTCGAGCTCGCGAGAATGAATTTCTTGGTTGTGAAGAGAATGAAGCGAGGTGCTATAAGATTTGACTTGGCTGGAGTCGTTGACTTGCCGCTTCCTGTAGTTGCACTAATATAAACTAGGTGCAAGTAGACTTCGGTTACTTGGTTTGTTAATTAAAATGTTCAGAACGATGAATTATAAACTAGAGACCAGTGGATAGCCATGAAATCTACGTCGAGCTCACGTGTACATAAGTACATTGACAACGATTGTTTCATTAGTGATGTTTAAATCTCAGTTTGCTACTTTTTGGGTTAATTTGTTCTAAGTAAAACTTCTTGAAATTTAACTGCATGTATAGAAAATTGTCAATATCTATAACTCCACaaaaataccattaaatatattgttggATTGTTTGTTTTGGGTCGTAAATGTTGCAATATTTATctactatattttttggttaGATTTGAACAAGTTAAACTTAAAGAAGTCAACAAATCCAAAACTGActtgtaatatattttctccattttataccgtaagactttttaggcttaactagattcatcaaatgtaaataacttatatatactacCTAAATAATACTCATGTTTTGCTATggagaaatataaattatacgtGTGCTAGTATTGTTTGGAACAACTCgtattttagagataaaaatataactcatatatgactattttataatactttatataaaACGAGTAAT from Oryza brachyantha chromosome 3, ObraRS2, whole genome shotgun sequence carries:
- the LOC102709912 gene encoding ras-related protein RABE1c; this translates as MAAPPARARADYDYLIKLLLIGDSGVGKSCLLLRFSDGSFTTSFITTIGIDFKIRTVELDGKRIKLQIWDTAGQERFRTITTAYYRGAMGILLVYDVTDESSFNNIRNWIRNIEQHASDNVNKILVGNKADMDESKRAVPTSKGQALADEYGIKFFETSAKTNLNVEQVFFSIARDIKQRLSETDTKTEDRTIKIKSEGEAEAAAAQKSACCGS
- the LOC121053986 gene encoding zinc finger protein ZAT8-like, with the translated sequence MRRLTFGAEAEMVDSASIAQEVMLLLARSGGAGAGHVAGHGGGGGEAPRVFECKTCRRRFPSFQALGGHRASHKRTRGGGGGAGAGAASAAAVAAADAGEAGVAALSLAAPAVKASRAHGCAVCGVEFALGQALGGHMRRHRVAGAEAEAEAVAASAIAGEPASERRPGGEARGLVVLDLNTAPADDDLRLGLNQHGLVDCL